From the genome of bacterium:
GATATTGGAGCAATTGTCTATTATGGAAGACGCTATTGTATTGATACATTAGGTTTAGGAACAAAGGAGACAATTTCAATGTTTGGAAATGAGGAGGCTCTTATTAAATTTCTTAAAACAGAAAAGATTGATTTTTTAATAGGATTCCCTTTTGTTTATTCAAAGATGGTTTCTCTTTATCCTTATGATATTCGCTTAATAAGGATATTTGGTGTTGAAAATACCCTTTTTTCCTCTTGGAATTTCTGTATATGGGAGACCTCCTGGGGAGAAAGCCATTATTATAAAGGATTGGGTTTTTTAAGAAATAATGATGCAAAATCCGCAAAAGATGAGTTTTTAAAAGCGGTAAGGATAAATAAAGAGGATTTTCTCTCGCATTTTATGCTAGGGGATATTTTAAAAAACCAAGGGGATTTCAAAAATGCTTTAAATTACTACAAGATAGGGCTTGAAAACTTAAAGAAATTAGAAAAAGAGGGGATGAGTGTCAATAGGGAAGAAATAGAAAGGATAGAGGCAATGGTAAAAAGTGGTTCTTTCTGATAGACAAAAGCATGATTTATTGTTAAGATTTTATAGATGATAAAGGGCATTGGAACGGATTTGGTTGATGTGTGTAGGATAAAAAAAGCAGAAAAAAGGTGGAAAGAGCGTTTTCTTAAAAAGGTATTTACAGAAGATGAGCTTTCCTATTGCAATTCTCGTAATAATCCATATCCCCATCTTGCTGGAAGGTTTGCGGCAAAGGAGGCAGTGATGAAGGCATTAGGCGTTGGCTGGCCAGGCATTTCCTTTAAGGATATAGAGATTACAAACCATTCTGGGCCACCAGAGGTAATCCTTAAAGGAAAGGCAAAGGAAATTGCAAAGGGTCTAAAAATCCTTGTTTCAATATCCCATATAGACGACAAAGCCTCTTCTTTTGCTATTGCTGAATGAAGATTACCCTTATTGAACCAGGCTCTCCTGATTGGCATGTCTTTTCTGATTTTCCCCTGCCAAGGCTTGGATTGCCGATTATCTCTGCTATCCTTAAAAAAGATGGCCATTCAGTTAATATATTCTGCGAGGATTTAGCACCAATTGACTACAAAATAGCCTATTCATCTGACCTTATTGGCATATCAACCACAACCTCAACTGCACCAAGGGCATATAAGATAGCAAGGGAATTTAAGGAGATAGGAATCCCTGTGGTAATGGGAGGACCACATGCAACATTTAGACCAGAGGAGGCGCTTACCTACTCCCATTACTGCGTAAGGGGTGAAGGAGAGGAAACAATAAAGGAGCTTGTTATTGCTCTTTCTAATGGCTGTGAATTATCAGGGATAAAGGGGCTTTCATACATAGAAGATGGGCAGTTCAAGCATAATCAGCCAAGAGAGCTATTGTGCGACCTTGATTCTCTCCCATTCCCTGATATTGATGGAATTGTTGGAAAAGAAAGGCTAAAGATTTTTCCCATTCAAACAAGTCGGGGGTGCCCATTCAATTGCAAATTCTGCTCAGTAACCCCAATGTTTGGAAAAAAATACAGGATGCGCTCAATAGATTCGGTAATAGAAGAGATTGAATATAGAAAGCCAAGGGACATATTCTTCTACGATGATAACTTTACCTCTGACAAAGAGAGGACAAAGAAGATGCTTGAGGTAATCGCAAAAAAGGGCATTTCCCCAAAGAATTGGACTGCCCAGGTAAGAATAGATGTAGCAAGGGATAAAGAGCTATTACGCTTGGCAAAAGCAACAAATTGCTTGTTTTTTTATATTGGCTTTGAATCAGCCAATCCCGAGACACTTAAGGAATATAAAAAAGGCCAGACATTAGATGAGATTAAAGAAG
Proteins encoded in this window:
- the acpS gene encoding holo-ACP synthase, encoding MIKGIGTDLVDVCRIKKAEKRWKERFLKKVFTEDELSYCNSRNNPYPHLAGRFAAKEAVMKALGVGWPGISFKDIEITNHSGPPEVILKGKAKEIAKGLKILVSISHIDDKASSFAIAE
- a CDS encoding radical SAM protein, coding for MKITLIEPGSPDWHVFSDFPLPRLGLPIISAILKKDGHSVNIFCEDLAPIDYKIAYSSDLIGISTTTSTAPRAYKIAREFKEIGIPVVMGGPHATFRPEEALTYSHYCVRGEGEETIKELVIALSNGCELSGIKGLSYIEDGQFKHNQPRELLCDLDSLPFPDIDGIVGKERLKIFPIQTSRGCPFNCKFCSVTPMFGKKYRMRSIDSVIEEIEYRKPRDIFFYDDNFTSDKERTKKMLEVIAKKGISPKNWTAQVRIDVARDKELLRLAKATNCLFFYIGFESANPETLKEYKKGQTLDEIKEGIGIIHKFGIRIHGMFVLGSDSDRQETTRETVDFAKKYKIDTVQFLILTPLPGTKTFDELDKAGRIFTYNWELYDGMNVVYQPKQMTPYQLQLGNIKALRRFYSLRSVFKLILKFKFLNALLRYYGRRIRRKWEAKHKEALKKLKDFSAEILKKRGVKYEKNGF